In a single window of the Globicephala melas chromosome 10, mGloMel1.2, whole genome shotgun sequence genome:
- the VAMP1 gene encoding vesicle-associated membrane protein 1 has product MSAAAQPPTEGAEGAAPGGGPPGPPPNLTSNRRLQQTQAQVEEVVDIMRVNVDKVLERDQKLSELDDRADALQAGASQFESSAAKLKRKYWWKNCKMMIMLGAICAIIVVVIVIYFFA; this is encoded by the exons AT GTCTGCGGCAGCTCAGCCACCCACCGAAGGGGCAGAAGGGGCTGCCCCAGGTGGGGGTCCCCCTGGCCCTCCTCCTAATTTGACCAGTAACAGACGACTACAGCAGACCCAGGCACAAGTGGAGGAG GTGGTGGACATCATGCGTGTAAATGTGGACAAGGTCCTGGAGAGGGACCAGAAGCTGTCAGAGCTGGATGACAGAGCCGACGCTTTGCAGGCGGGCGCATCACAATTTGAGAGCAGCGCTGCCAAGCTAAAGAGGAAGTATTGGTGGAAGAACTGCAAG ATGATGATCATGCTGGGAGCCATCTGTGCCATCATCGTGGTAGTTATTGTAA TCTACTTTTTTGCTTGA